One stretch of Hevea brasiliensis isolate MT/VB/25A 57/8 chromosome 12, ASM3005281v1, whole genome shotgun sequence DNA includes these proteins:
- the LOC110647319 gene encoding uncharacterized protein LOC110647319: MATGAAFGGSTLAEAYTMRKLYKEKMKREAAEKGFVSAADLKESKNSSSSGCFFRRVFKKGHSAKVSSSFDSQGNHVQEKEKWDDQS, from the coding sequence ATGGCAACAGGAGCTGCTTTTGGAGGGTCTACTCTGGCGGAAGCTTATACCATGAGAAAGCTGTACaaggaaaagatgaagagagaaGCAGCAGAGAAAGGGTTTGTTTCTGCTGCTGATTTAAAGGAAAGCAAGAACTCCTCATCCAGTGGTTGCTTCTTCCGAAGAGTGTTCAAGAAGGGTCATTCTGCTAAAGTCTCGTCGTCCTTCGATTCTCAAGGAAATCACGTTCAAGAAAAAGAGAAATGGGATGATCAAAGTTAA